In Drosophila nasuta strain 15112-1781.00 chromosome 2R, ASM2355853v1, whole genome shotgun sequence, a single genomic region encodes these proteins:
- the LOC132783964 gene encoding DNA polymerase theta isoform X2, with translation MLQSLQQMASTFAGIVTAFCNSLQWSTLSLVVSQFKDRLYFGIHRDLIDLMRLPDLSHKRARALYDAGITSLVELANVDMLALEQVLFNSLCFDSAKQHDNENALEAEQRNSARNFFITGKAGMTVAEAAKFLISEARQFVQYEIGVGNIQWTQENATTKADTSSIPKDTSARVEEIHMSVEEEKLQSSLKRKSTESVESPRKVRKLNPEVTESNKLQKIAKESVRVDMNTAAKLKPSNSREPQEHSKKTTQSNKPDDLPSIGLNKPQEKYKKSEQIGKVEANKLQTMTISKPLEKTKESVPLRAEAKKETHQNPSVNSSSKVAPLKGSISAPRPITMNKPTQQSPQIKTDPTKEEITKPEQTDPRISTPKPAQVASTPSTKTPFSEHNRINSTVKPTVETVEKPTTSEACRKELLKKQMEERRLEAMMKINKRRAEMENMRQGLPSKTPMESIAGATPPMPKINSNKENNVENRQSTGFKTPISSNVNTTPIRAKTTQNTKSNSNSKNKTPTQLPRRSPRNHQGSNTPTAPSQPNKSSAVEQDLFTGDDSFMLSTGLTAALDAVDNKPQPDADEIPSSQPKKSNNSRMLTPHSSRLMRSYQLRSERKSATPQPTPQSAKQQPPPEPADEPSSNTGSSIELSNLSMENSLIKHPLQLNASHIMSCSKTEDNASSFSSIDIIDICGNRQLFQQTFEELHKASRCGFSIGLQAQAGKRKPLIGANLLINQVAAAEQRAAAAGTEILFQVDDSSFVAGVAFSLADNVVYYMNLQSEEPHLISKDTKVKELCKLMERQELTLLMHDGKEQLKTLRHAVPELHKISASLEDPKVGNWLLQPDRTLSFQNMCQQFAPECTALCNLCGSGRGYSSYGLDASSAIMPKVRASIEACITVHILNGQIENLERIGTGQLLKFFRRVEMPIQLSLVNMECVGFPAKEHRLQLLFQQMLGTMKKLENKIYELHGSRFNLGATQAVAKVLGLHRKNNGRFSTSRQILEKLDSPISQLILHYRKLSMLLSKNMQPLLKCSQANRVHGQSITYTATGRISMTEPNLQNVAKDFVVEINKEKINISCRSAFAPMDPKRCLISADFCQLEMRILAHLSQDKALLKVMNSPQDLFTAIAAHWNKIAESEVSEHLRNGTKQICYGIVYGMGMRSLAESLQCTEQEAQMISEQFHLTYTGIREYTTRVVKFARNNGYIETITGRRRYLDHINSGEPQLKKQAERQAVNSSIQGSAADIAKQAILSMEKSIERYGQKLGLAENAVNFVLHIHDELIFEVPVEKAKKVAKILSLTMENCVKINVPLKVKLRIGRSWGELQEVKV, from the exons CAGTCGCGGAAGCTGCTAAATTCCTCATTTCCGAGGCGCGACAGTTTGTACAATATGAAATTGGTGTTGGAAATATACAGTGGACACAAGAAAATGCAACTACCAAAGCAGATACAAGTTCTATACCAAAAGATACTAGTGCGAGAGTCGAGGAAATTCATATGTCAGTGGAAGAGGAAAAGCTGCAGAGCTCCCTCAAACGCAAGTCTACCGAGAGCGTAGAGTCGCCACGCAAAGTGCGCAAGCTTAATCCCGAAGTAACTGAATCCAATAAATTGCAGAAGATTGCCAAAGAGAGTGTAAGGGTGGACATGAATACTGCAGCCAAATTGAAGCCGTCTAATTCTAGAGAGCCACAGGAACACTCTAAAAAGACTACACAAAGCAATAAGCCCGATGACTTGCCCAGCATTGGTCTGAATAAACCTCAAGAAAAGTATAAGAAGAGCGAGCAAATAGGCAAGGTTGAAGCCAATAAGTTGCAAACGATGACAATAAGCAAACCTCTGGAAAAGACTAAGGAAAGTGTTCCACTAAGGGCTGAAGCAAAGAAAGAAACTCATCAGAATCCTTCAGTGAATTCATCATCAAAAGTAGCCCCATTAAAGGGAAGTATATCAGCTCCAAGACCAATTACAATGAACAAACCTACGCAACAGAGCccacaaataaaaacagacCCAACGAAAGAAGAAATAACGAAGCCAGAACAGACTGATCCAAGGATTTCCACCCCAAAGCCTGCACAAGTCGCTAGCACTCCATCAACAAAAACCCCATTTTCAGAACATAATCGAATCAACTCAACTGTCAAACCCACAGTGGAAACGGTAGAGAAACCTACCACAAGCGAAGCCTGCCGCAAAGAGCTGTTAAAAAAGCAAATGGAGGAGCGACGACTCGAAGCAATGATGAAAATCAACAAGCGTCGCGCCGAAATGGAAAATATGCGGCAAGGATTGCCCAGCAAAACGCCAATGGAGTCGATAGCTGGTGCCACGCCGCCAATGCCAAAGATTAACAGCAATAAAGAGAACAATGTTGAGAACAGGCAGAGTACAGGATTCAAGACACCAATCAGCAGCAATGTCAACACAACACCAATCAGAGCAAAGACTACACAGAACActaaaagcaacagcaatagcaaaaacaaGACGCCAACGCAACTACCAAGACGTAGTCCAAGAAATCATCAGGGCTCCAATACCCCGACAGCACCCAGTCAACCAAACAAATCATCTGCTGTTGAGCAGGATCTATTTACGGGAGATGACTCCTTTATGCTGAGCACAGGACTCACAGCAGCACTCGATGCGGTCGATAACAAGCCACAACCGGATGCAGATGAGATACCTAGCTCTCAGCCAAAGAAATCGAACAACAGTCGTATGCTTACGCCGCATTCTTCTCGCCTAATGCGTTCCTATCAGTTGCGTTCGGAGCGCAAGTCAGCGACACCGCAGCCAACACCACAATCTGCAAAGCAGCAACCGCCGCCTGAGCCAGCAGATGAACCATCATCGAATACTGGCTCTTCTATTGAGCTGTCCAACTTGTCGATGGAGAACTCGCTGATAAAGCATCCATTGCAGCTGAATGCATCGCATATCATGAGCTGCTCCAAGACGGAGGATAACGCATCCAGTTTTAGCAGCATCGACATCATTGACATATGCGGCAATCGGCAATTGTTTCAGCAGACTTTCGAGGAGCTGCACAAGGCGTCGCGCTGTGGTTTCAGCATTGGATTGCAGGCTCAGGCTGGCAAAAGAAAACCATTGATTGGTGCCAATCTGTTGATTAATCAAGTGGCCGCAGCTGAACAAcgcgcagctgctgctggtacTGAGATACTCTTCCAGGTGGACGACAGCTCGTTTGTGGCTGGTGTCGCCTTTAGTCTGGCTGACAATGTTGTTTACTACATGAATCTACAATCGGAAGAACCGCATCTGATCAGCAAAGACACTAAAGTGAAGGAACTGTGCAAATTAATGGAGCGACAGGAGCTGACATTGCTGATGCACGATGGCAAAGAGCAGCTAAAGACACTGCGTCATGCTGTACCAGAATTGCATAAGATTAGCGCCAGCCTAGAGGATCCCAAGGTGGGCAATTGGCTGCTGCAGCCCGACAGAACCCtaagttttcaaaatatg TGCCAGCAATTTGCGCCGGAGTGCACAGCGCTGTGCAATCTTTGCGGCAGTGGACGTGGCTATAGCAGCTATGGACTAGATGCAAGTAGCGCCATAATGCCCAAGGTGCGTGCCTCCATCGAGGCCTGCATCACGGTGCACATACTCAATGGACAGATTGAGAATTTGGAGCGCATCGGGACTGGACAACTGCTCAAGTTCTTTAGaa GAGTTGAGATGCCCATACAGCTGTCGCTGGTCAACATGGAATGCGTGGGCTTTCCGGCCAAAGAGCATCGATTGCAGCTACTCTTTCAACAGATGCTTGGCACAATGAAGAAGCTTGAGAATAAAATCTACGAGTTACACGGCTCACGGTTTAATTTGGGCGCAACGCAGGCTGTGGCCAAGGTGCTGGGTCTGCATCGCAAGAATAATGGACGCTTCAGCACATCTCGTCAAATACTCGAGAAACTGGACTCGCCCATATCGCAGCTGATACTTCACTACCGTAAGCTGAGCATGCTTCTCTCCAAAAACATGCAACCGCTGCTCAAATGCTCTCAGGCAAATCGAGTGCATGGTCAGAGCATTACCTACACTGCCACTGGACGCATATCTATGACGGAGCCCAACCTACAGAATGTGGCCAAGGACTTTGTAgttgaaataaacaaagagAAGATTAACATCTCGTGTCGCAGCGCTTTTGCACCCATGGATCCAAAGCGTTGTCTCATCTCGGCAGACTTTTGTCAACTAGAAATGCGTATATTGGCACATTTGTCGCAGGACAAAGCACTATTAAAGGTGATGAACTCGCCACAAGATCTGTTTACAGCCATTGCGGCGCATTGGAATAAGATAGCTGAATCGGAAGTATCAGAGCATCTGCGTAACGGCACTAAGCAGATTTGCTATGGCATTGTTTATGGCATGGGCATGCGCAGCTTGGCTGAATCACTTCAGTGCACCGAACAAGAGGCGCAGATGATATCCGAGCAGTTCCATCTAACATATACTGGCATTAG AGAATACACAACGAGAGTAGTCAAGTTTGCCCGAAACAATGGTTACATTGAGACAATAACTGGTCGTCGACGATATCTGGACCACATCAATAGTGGTGAACCGCAGTTAAAAA AACAAGCCGAGCGTCAAGCAGTCAATTCATCGATTCAAGGCTCAGCTGCAGATATTGCCAAACAAGCGATCTTAAGCATGGAGAAGAGCATTGAGCGTTATGGTCAGAAACTTGGCTTGGCGGAGAATGCTGTTAATTTTGTGCTGCATATTCACGATGAACTAATCTTTGAGGTGCCCGTGGAGAAAGCAAAGAAAGTGGCAAAGATTCTCAGTCTCACAATGGAGAATTGtgtgaaaataaatgtacCGCTCAAAGTAAAACTCAGAATAGGACGCAGCTGGGGTGAGCTGCAGGAAGTCAAAGTTTAg
- the LOC132783966 gene encoding rhodanese domain-containing protein CG4456 gives MATYEEVKDIPNQSDKYLIDVRNKSELEETGTLPASINIPMPDLENALNLSDADFESSYGRAKPSTDAVVIFSCKAGGRAARAANLAKTLGFTNAKPYPGSWTEWAQKEGK, from the exons atggcCACTTACGAGGAAGTTAAGGACATTCCCAACCAGTCggacaaatatttaattgacgTCCGCAACAAGTCAGAGCTGGAAGAGACAGGAACTTTACCAGCTAGCATTAACATTCCTA TGCCTGATTTGGAGAATGCTTTGAACTTGAGCGACGCTGACTTTGAGAGTAGCTATGGTCGGGCAAAGCCGTCCACTGATGCCGTCGTCATTTTCTCCTGCAAGGCTGGAGGACGTGCTGCTCGTGCCGCCAATTTGGCCAAGACTCTGGGCTTTACCAA TGCCAAACCGTATCCTGGTTCGTGGACAGAATGGGCACAAAAGGAgggcaaataa
- the LOC132783965 gene encoding EH domain-containing protein 1: MFSFLKRETRNQEVVENVIGELKKIYRSKLLPLEEHYQFHDFHSPKLEDPDFDAKPMILLVGQYSTGKTTFIRYLLERDFPGIRIGPEPTTDRFIAVMYDEKEGVIPGNALVVDPKKQFRPLSKYGNAFLNRFQCSSVASPVLNAISIVDTPGILSGEKQRIDRGYDFTGVLEWFAERVDRIILLFDAHKLDISDEFRRSIEALKGHDDKIRIILNKADMIDHQQLMRVYGALMWSLGKVLQTPEVARVYIGSFWDQPLRFDANRRLFEDEEQDLFRDLQSLPRNAALRKLNDLIKRARLAKVHAFIISELRKDMPSVFGKDSKKKDLIKNLDQIYTRIQREHSISPGDFPDARKMQELLQHQDFTKFHSMKPHLLDIVDNMLAKDIARLMEMIPQEEMTLVNEPIVKGGAFEGVIEDNVSPFGYMKGEGIDAGYGEHEWICNKDKPRTDAIFDGLGPVDGKISGSTAKQELIKSKLPNSVLSKIWKLSDIDCDGFLDADEFALALHLINVKLDGCELPTALPEHLVPPSKRFA; encoded by the exons ATGTTCAGTTTTCTGAAGCGCGAGACTCGCAATCAAGAGGTGGTTGAAAATGTCATCGGTGAGCTGAAAAAGATCTATCGCAGCAAACTGTTGCCCCTTGAGGAGCATTATCAGTTCCATGACTTCCATTCGCCAAAACTGGAAGATCCCGATTTCGATGCCAAGCCTATGATACTGCTGGTCGGCCAGTATTCGACGGGTAAAACGACCTTCATTCGCTATCTATTGGAACGCGATTTCCCCGGCATTCGTATTGGACCCGAGCCGACAACAGATCGTTTCATTGCCGTAATGTACGATGAGAAGGAGGGCGTTATACCAGGCAATGCGCTTGTGGTAGATCCGAAGAAACAGTTCCGCCCCCTCTCCAAGTACGGCAATGCGTTTCTCAATCGCTTCCAATGCTCCAGCGTTGCGTCCCCAGTGTTGAATGCCATCTCTATTGTGGACACACCCGGCATTCTGTCCGGCGAGAAGCAGCGCATCGACCGTGGTTACGATTTCACCGGAGTGCTGGAATGGTTTGCGGAGCGTGTGGATCGTATTATCCTACTCTTCGATGCCCACAAACTGGACATATCCGATGAGTTCCGACGCTCGATTGAGGCACTCAAGGGACACGACGATAAGATCCGCATTATATTGAACAAGGCGGATATGATTGATCATCAGCAGTTGATGCGTGTCTATGGCGCACTTATGTGGTCCTTGGGCAAGGTGCTGCAGACACCGGAGGTGGCACGAGTCTACATTGGCAGCTTTTGGGATCAGCCTTTGCGTTTCGATGCTAATCGTCGTCTGTTCGAGGATGAGGAACAGGATCTGTTCCGTGATCTGCAGTCGTTGCCCCGCAATGCTGCGTTGCGTAAGCTTAACGATCTGATCAAGCGTGCGAGGTTAGCTAAGGTCCATGCTTTTATTATCTCGGAACTGCGCAAAGATATGCCATCGGTGTTTGGCAAGGATAGCAAAAAGAAGGATCTGATCAAGAATCTGGATCAGATCTACACGCGCATTCAGCGTGAGCACTCCATATCGCCAGGAGATTTCCCAGACGCGAGGAAGATGCaggagctgctgcagcatcaGGACTTCACCAAGTTCCATTCGATGAAGCCACATCTGCTGGACATCGTGGACAATATGCTGGCCAAGGACATTGCGAGACTGATGGAAATGATACCGCAGGAGGAAATGACACTCGTCAACGAGCCCATCGTCAAGG GAGGTGCTTTCGAGGGCGTCATCGAAGACAATGTCTCACCATTCGGCTATATGAAGGGCGAGGGCATCGACGCTGGTTACGGGGAACACGAATGGATATGCAACAAGGACAAGCCACGCACAGATGCCATCTTCGACGGGCTGGGACCGGTCGATGGCAAAATCTCCGGCTCAA cTGCCAAGCAAGAGCTCATCAAATCCAAACTGCCCAACTCTGTGCTTAGCAAAATCTGGAAGCTGTCTGACATTGACTGTGATGGTTTCCTGGACGCCGATGAATTTGCGCTGGCGTTGCACTTAATCAATGTCAAGCTGGATGGCTGTGAGCTGCCCACTGCGCTGCCGGAGCACTTAGTACCACCGTCAAAGCGTTTCGCTTAA